Proteins from a genomic interval of Nitrosomonas sp.:
- the rpoB gene encoding DNA-directed RNA polymerase subunit beta: MSYSFAEKKRIRKSFAKRPSILSFPFLLATQIESYSEFLQEKISPIERKLQGLQAAFHAVFPIESHSNNARLDFIHYSLGTPGFDVKECQQRGLTYASALRARVRLTIFDKEASKPTVKEVKEQEVYMGEIPLMTETGSFVINGTERVIVSQLHRSPGVFFEHDRGKTHSSGKLLFSARIIPYRGSWLDFEFDPKDYVYFRIDRRRKMPVTTLLKAMGYSSAQILAEFFEFDHFTFSKKGIFFDLLPERLRGELASFDIVAPDGKVIVQKDKRITAKHVRELQQSGMSSVSIPEEFLLGKILAKDIVDKETGEVVALANSEINEILLANILQASVKEIDTLFVNDLNQGPYISQTLRIDESIDAISAQVAIYRMMRPGEPPTEEAVAALFNGLFYSPDRYDLSVVGRMKFNRRVGREELTGSVTLANEDILEVVRILVALRNGVGEIDDIDHLGNRRVRSVGELVENQFRTGLARVEKAVRERLSQAESENLMPHDFINAKPVSSAIREFFGSSQLSQFMDQTNPLSEITHKRRISALGPGGLTRERAGFEVRDVHPTHYGRVCPIETPEGPNIGLINSLALYARTNEYGFIETPYRLVKAGKVANDVVYLSAIEESNYVIAQANANLDQDGSFKDEVVSCRHKNEFTLSPREQIEYVDIAPAQIVSVAASLIPFLEHDDANRALMGSNMQRQAVPCLRAEKSLVGTGIERVVAVHSGTAVKARRGGVVDYVDASRIVIRVHDAEARMGEVGVDIYNLIKYTRSNQNTNINQRPLVKVGDRLERDDVIADGASTDLGELALGQNMLIAFMPWNGYNYEDSILISERVVSEDRFTSIHIEELTAVSRDTKLGTEEITADIPNLSERQRSRLDESGIVYIGAEVAAGDVLVGKVTPKSETQLTPEEKLLRAIFGEKASDVKDTSLHVPAGMSGTVIDVQVFTREGVERDKRSTQIIEDELKRFKKDLGDQMRIVEADAFERVERLLGGKVASGGPKKLAKGTVISKDYLDSVDRHHWFDIRLVDEDASLQMEQIKDGLAQQRKLFDLTYDEKQKKFTQGDELPPGVQKMVKVYVAIKRRLQAGDKMAGRHGNKGVISKIAPVEDMPYMADGTPVDIVLNPLGVPSRMNIGQVLEVHLGWAAKQLGKKINELLQRQRSVAEIRDLLEKIYNGSGKQENLSILGDKEIMELAENLSEGVPFATPVFDGAHESEIKQMLILAGLPESGQTTLYDGRTGEPFDRPVTVGYMHVLKLHHLIDDKMHARSTGPYSLVTQQPLGGKAQFGGQRFGEMEVWALEAYGAAYTLQEMLTVKSDDVNGRTKVYESIVKGDHKIDAGMPESFNVLVKEIRSLGLDIDLVQN, encoded by the coding sequence TCAGCAAAGAGGGCTGACCTACGCGTCTGCTTTGCGTGCAAGAGTTAGATTGACCATTTTCGATAAAGAAGCTTCTAAACCAACAGTGAAGGAAGTAAAGGAGCAAGAAGTTTATATGGGGGAAATTCCCCTGATGACTGAAACTGGTTCTTTCGTTATCAATGGCACTGAGCGGGTTATTGTGTCGCAGCTTCACCGGTCACCTGGTGTTTTCTTTGAGCACGATAGAGGAAAAACGCACTCATCTGGTAAATTGCTATTTTCTGCTCGTATTATTCCGTATCGTGGTTCTTGGTTAGATTTTGAGTTTGATCCGAAAGACTATGTTTATTTTCGAATCGATCGACGCCGGAAAATGCCGGTAACTACTTTACTTAAAGCGATGGGGTATTCGTCAGCTCAAATTCTGGCTGAATTTTTTGAGTTTGATCATTTTACTTTTTCGAAAAAAGGAATATTTTTTGATTTGCTGCCTGAGCGTCTCCGAGGCGAATTGGCAAGTTTTGATATTGTTGCACCAGATGGCAAAGTTATCGTCCAGAAGGACAAGAGAATAACGGCCAAACATGTCCGTGAGTTGCAACAATCTGGCATGAGTAGCGTTAGTATTCCTGAAGAATTCTTGCTGGGAAAAATACTGGCGAAAGATATTGTGGACAAGGAAACCGGTGAAGTTGTCGCACTGGCCAATAGCGAAATTAATGAAATATTATTGGCGAATATTCTTCAGGCTTCCGTGAAAGAAATTGATACATTATTCGTTAACGATCTCAATCAAGGTCCATATATTTCTCAAACGTTGCGAATCGATGAGTCTATTGATGCGATATCAGCGCAGGTTGCGATCTATCGGATGATGCGGCCAGGAGAGCCACCAACAGAAGAGGCAGTTGCAGCCCTGTTTAACGGGTTATTTTATTCGCCGGATCGGTATGACTTGTCAGTTGTAGGACGCATGAAATTTAATCGGCGAGTTGGTCGGGAAGAATTAACAGGCTCCGTCACCCTGGCGAATGAAGATATTTTGGAAGTCGTCCGGATATTGGTGGCTTTACGTAATGGTGTGGGTGAAATTGATGATATCGATCATTTAGGTAATCGCCGCGTTCGTTCAGTTGGTGAGTTGGTTGAAAATCAATTCAGGACCGGATTGGCGCGTGTGGAAAAGGCCGTGAGAGAGCGTCTGAGTCAGGCGGAGTCGGAAAATCTTATGCCACACGATTTTATTAATGCGAAACCGGTTTCATCGGCAATAAGAGAATTTTTTGGGTCGAGTCAATTATCGCAATTTATGGATCAGACAAATCCGCTGTCTGAAATTACACATAAAAGACGTATATCAGCCCTTGGACCAGGTGGATTGACCAGAGAAAGAGCTGGGTTTGAGGTGAGGGATGTGCATCCAACGCACTATGGTCGAGTTTGCCCAATTGAAACCCCGGAAGGACCGAATATTGGCCTGATTAACTCGTTGGCTTTATACGCTCGCACCAATGAGTATGGATTTATCGAAACACCTTACCGGTTGGTCAAGGCAGGCAAGGTTGCAAATGACGTGGTTTATCTTTCAGCTATTGAAGAAAGTAATTATGTCATTGCACAGGCGAACGCAAATCTGGATCAGGATGGGTCATTCAAAGACGAAGTTGTATCATGTCGTCATAAGAATGAATTTACGCTCTCACCAAGGGAGCAAATTGAATATGTTGATATTGCGCCAGCACAGATTGTTTCTGTCGCAGCTTCCCTGATTCCTTTTCTGGAGCATGATGATGCCAACCGTGCGTTGATGGGATCCAATATGCAACGTCAGGCCGTACCTTGTTTGCGTGCAGAGAAGTCGCTAGTTGGCACGGGGATTGAGCGTGTGGTTGCCGTGCACTCTGGAACAGCAGTGAAAGCCAGAAGAGGCGGAGTGGTTGATTATGTCGATGCGAGCCGCATCGTAATCCGTGTGCACGATGCAGAAGCGCGTATGGGCGAAGTTGGCGTGGATATTTATAACCTGATCAAGTACACGCGCTCCAATCAGAATACCAATATTAACCAGCGGCCGCTGGTTAAAGTGGGAGATAGGTTGGAACGCGATGATGTCATTGCTGACGGAGCTTCTACCGATTTGGGTGAGTTGGCGTTGGGGCAAAATATGCTGATCGCTTTTATGCCCTGGAATGGCTATAACTACGAAGACTCTATTCTGATATCAGAGCGGGTGGTTTCTGAGGATCGTTTTACATCAATTCATATTGAAGAGTTAACAGCGGTAAGTCGTGATACCAAGTTAGGTACGGAAGAGATTACGGCTGATATTCCAAATTTATCGGAACGTCAGCGTTCACGACTCGATGAGTCGGGCATTGTTTACATTGGCGCAGAAGTTGCCGCAGGGGACGTACTAGTGGGAAAAGTAACGCCCAAAAGCGAAACACAATTAACTCCAGAGGAAAAACTGCTCCGAGCAATCTTTGGAGAAAAAGCATCGGATGTTAAAGATACTTCGTTGCATGTGCCGGCGGGTATGTCTGGAACTGTTATTGACGTACAGGTTTTTACGCGTGAAGGAGTTGAAAGGGATAAACGATCAACTCAGATAATTGAAGATGAATTAAAGCGATTCAAGAAGGATCTGGGTGATCAGATGAGGATTGTCGAAGCAGATGCCTTTGAACGTGTTGAGCGACTGTTGGGTGGAAAAGTTGCTAGTGGTGGCCCCAAAAAATTAGCCAAAGGAACTGTAATCTCGAAAGATTATCTCGATAGTGTGGATCGCCACCATTGGTTTGATATCCGTTTGGTGGATGAAGATGCCAGTCTTCAAATGGAACAAATCAAGGATGGTTTGGCACAACAGCGAAAATTGTTTGATCTGACCTATGACGAAAAGCAGAAGAAATTTACTCAGGGTGATGAACTTCCCCCGGGTGTGCAAAAAATGGTCAAGGTTTATGTTGCCATCAAAAGAAGATTACAAGCTGGAGACAAAATGGCCGGTCGGCATGGAAACAAGGGCGTGATTTCAAAAATCGCACCTGTTGAGGATATGCCATACATGGCTGACGGTACACCAGTAGATATCGTCCTGAACCCACTTGGTGTTCCCTCGAGGATGAATATTGGACAGGTACTTGAGGTTCATCTGGGATGGGCAGCAAAACAGTTGGGTAAGAAAATTAATGAATTACTTCAGAGACAACGCTCCGTAGCGGAAATTAGGGATTTACTTGAAAAAATCTACAACGGTAGTGGTAAACAAGAAAACCTTTCTATTCTTGGTGACAAGGAAATTATGGAGCTTGCCGAAAATCTATCTGAAGGTGTGCCGTTTGCCACTCCGGTGTTTGATGGTGCACATGAATCGGAAATTAAACAGATGTTAATACTGGCCGGATTGCCGGAGTCAGGACAGACGACGCTATATGACGGCAGAACGGGCGAACCGTTCGATCGTCCCGTAACTGTTGGTTACATGCATGTTCTAAAATTACATCATTTGATTGATGACAAGATGCATGCCCGATCAACTGGTCCTTACAGCTTGGTTACCCAACAGCCGCTAGGAGGTAAAGCCCAATTCGGTGGGCAGAGATTCGGTGAAATGGAGGTATGGGCGCTGGAAGCCTATGGTGCAGCTTACACACTACAGGAAATGTTGACCGTGAAATCAGATGATGTTAATGGGCGCACCAAGGTTTACGAGAGCATTGTGAAAGGTGATCATAAGATTGATGCGGGAATGCCGGAATCCTTTAATGTGTTGGTCAAAGAAATCAGGTCTCTCGGATTGGATATTGATTTGGTGCAAAATTAA